From a single Adhaeribacter swui genomic region:
- the hemB gene encoding porphobilinogen synthase, giving the protein MNLTRRPRRNRRTEVIRNLVQENNLTVHDFIYPIFVLEGENKKEEITSMPGIARYSTDRMLDEIAACVDLGVKAFAPFPNIPESQKDRFATESFNPEGLFPSFIREVKKNFPEVVLVTDVAMDPYSSDGHDGIVDNGEILNDATLEILGKMALEQARAGADIIAPSDMMDGRVGFIREKLDQNGFQNVAIMSYTAKYAGAFYGPFRDALASAPKFGDKKTYQMNPANSREALLEAELDTAEGADYLMVKPALAYLDVIKLLRDNSHLPIAAYNVSGEYAMVKAAAQNGWIDGQKAMMECLMSMKRAGADIILTYFAKEAAQYLKKG; this is encoded by the coding sequence ATGAACTTAACCAGACGTCCGCGCCGTAACCGGAGAACCGAGGTAATCCGGAATTTGGTGCAGGAGAATAACCTTACCGTTCACGATTTTATATATCCTATTTTTGTACTGGAGGGCGAAAACAAAAAAGAAGAAATTACCTCCATGCCGGGCATTGCACGCTATTCTACCGACCGGATGCTCGATGAAATTGCGGCTTGCGTAGACTTAGGCGTAAAAGCTTTTGCCCCTTTCCCTAACATTCCCGAAAGTCAAAAAGACCGTTTTGCTACCGAAAGCTTTAACCCCGAAGGCTTGTTTCCTTCGTTTATCCGGGAAGTAAAAAAGAATTTTCCGGAGGTAGTACTGGTAACCGATGTAGCCATGGACCCTTACTCTTCGGATGGGCACGATGGCATTGTAGACAACGGCGAAATCCTGAACGATGCGACACTAGAAATTCTTGGTAAAATGGCCCTGGAACAAGCCCGCGCCGGCGCCGACATTATTGCGCCCTCCGATATGATGGATGGGCGGGTAGGTTTTATCCGGGAAAAGCTCGATCAGAACGGGTTTCAGAATGTAGCCATCATGAGCTATACCGCTAAATACGCCGGCGCTTTTTACGGCCCGTTCCGCGATGCTTTAGCTTCGGCGCCAAAGTTTGGCGATAAAAAAACCTACCAGATGAATCCCGCTAACAGCCGCGAAGCTTTATTGGAAGCTGAACTAGATACCGCCGAAGGAGCCGATTACTTAATGGTAAAGCCCGCCCTGGCTTACCTGGATGTAATTAAATTACTCCGCGATAACTCGCATTTGCCCATTGCGGCCTATAACGTAAGCGGCGAATACGCTATGGTAAAAGCCGCTGCCCAAAATGGATGGATTGACGGTCAAAAAGCCATGATGGAATGCTTAATGAGCATGAAACGGGCGGGAGCCGATATCATCCTGACTTATTTTGCGAAAGAAGCCGCGCAATATTTAAAAAAAGGTTAA